In a single window of the Leptospira sanjuanensis genome:
- a CDS encoding glutathione S-transferase family protein, translated as MADLQLVIGDKKFSSWSLRPWILLKEKNIPFTEISLTLNTPEFYEKIKFYSEAGKVPVLIHGDIKVWDTFSIVEYLAETFPEKNLWPKDKAARAVARSVVAEMHSGFTDLRKNLSMNLVEKLHGRTFPEEAWKDIRRIEFIWKECLNNSKGPFLFGKEFTIADAFYAPVVGRFLTYGIELGPEATAYISKISNLYSYKEWLDGALKKS; from the coding sequence ATGGCGGATCTTCAACTAGTTATCGGCGATAAAAAATTCTCATCCTGGTCCCTGCGTCCTTGGATTCTATTAAAAGAAAAGAATATTCCTTTTACTGAAATTTCACTGACCCTGAACACGCCCGAGTTTTACGAAAAGATCAAATTCTATTCGGAAGCCGGAAAGGTTCCCGTTTTAATCCACGGCGACATCAAAGTATGGGACACGTTCAGCATCGTCGAATATCTCGCCGAGACTTTTCCGGAAAAAAATCTTTGGCCCAAAGACAAAGCGGCAAGAGCCGTTGCACGTTCCGTCGTCGCGGAAATGCATTCCGGTTTTACGGATCTTAGAAAGAATCTGTCCATGAACCTCGTTGAAAAACTTCACGGAAGGACCTTCCCCGAAGAAGCGTGGAAAGATATTCGAAGAATCGAATTCATCTGGAAAGAATGTCTGAACAACTCCAAAGGGCCTTTCCTTTTCGGAAAAGAATTCACAATTGCGGACGCTTTTTATGCGCCTGTAGTGGGAAGATTTCTGACCTACGGAATCGAACTCGGACCGGAGGCGACCGCTTACATCTCCAAGATCAGCAATTTATATTCTTATAAGGAATGGTTGGATGGAGCTCTGAAAAAAAGTTAA
- a CDS encoding GyrI-like domain-containing protein: MKQIPMPKKNLVGVRTRTKNADEFGPNGKIGPLWGKFFQEVFPKLGDPGDSIYAVYWDYESDENGEYSYFIGVPAASNDTNGFETVSLPEGTYLELTTEKGKSPDIVVQLWQQVWSDSEIKNRRAFATDYEIYPINFAETPETQVRLYLSDKQKN; this comes from the coding sequence ATGAAACAAATCCCGATGCCGAAAAAGAATCTCGTCGGAGTCCGCACGAGAACAAAAAACGCGGACGAATTCGGACCGAACGGAAAAATCGGACCGCTCTGGGGAAAATTCTTTCAGGAAGTTTTTCCGAAACTCGGGGATCCGGGAGATTCCATCTACGCTGTGTATTGGGATTATGAAAGTGACGAGAACGGAGAATACTCCTACTTTATCGGAGTTCCGGCCGCTTCCAACGATACGAACGGTTTTGAAACCGTTTCCCTTCCCGAAGGAACGTATCTCGAATTGACCACCGAAAAAGGAAAAAGCCCGGATATCGTCGTTCAACTCTGGCAACAAGTTTGGTCCGATTCCGAAATCAAAAACAGAAGAGCCTTTGCAACGGATTACGAAATTTATCCGATCAACTTTGCGGAAACTCCCGAAACACAGGTTCGTCTTTACCTTTCGGACAAACAAAAAAACTGA